A region from the Mycolicibacterium litorale genome encodes:
- a CDS encoding IclR family transcriptional regulator: MAEKSGGVQSVERAFELMELIGRAGGECSLTELSAESPLPPPTIHRLLRTLVGLGYVRQLPNRRYALGPRLIRLGEVANRQLGAVAGPVLQSLVDELSETASLAVLDGDMVIYTGQVPSTQTMRSNNEVGKRVGLHTSGVGKAVLAELDDARVLKLVTQSGLPAPTENSVSTLSAVFANVERVRADGYAIDDEELEIGVRSVAMAVPGAPTPMAIGISGPTARMGKDLIARAVPALKKATGVISEALIGAKEV, from the coding sequence ATGGCGGAGAAGTCGGGCGGCGTGCAGTCCGTGGAGCGCGCCTTCGAGTTGATGGAATTGATCGGACGTGCGGGAGGGGAGTGCTCGCTGACGGAATTGTCGGCGGAGTCTCCGTTGCCGCCGCCGACAATCCACCGTCTCCTGCGCACGCTGGTCGGCCTTGGCTACGTCCGCCAACTTCCTAATCGCCGCTACGCCCTGGGGCCCAGGTTGATTCGGCTTGGTGAAGTTGCGAACCGGCAGTTGGGCGCGGTCGCCGGTCCGGTACTGCAGTCGTTGGTCGACGAACTGTCGGAGACGGCGAGTCTCGCGGTGCTCGACGGTGACATGGTGATCTACACCGGGCAGGTTCCGTCGACGCAGACGATGCGGTCCAACAACGAAGTCGGCAAGCGCGTCGGTCTGCACACGTCCGGTGTGGGTAAGGCAGTCCTGGCTGAACTGGACGATGCGCGCGTTCTGAAACTGGTCACACAGTCCGGACTTCCGGCACCGACCGAGAACAGCGTGTCGACCCTTTCCGCAGTGTTCGCGAACGTGGAGCGCGTGCGCGCCGACGGCTATGCGATCGACGACGAGGAGCTCGAAATCGGCGTTCGCTCGGTCGCGATGGCGGTGCCCGGCGCTCCGACTCCGATGGCGATCGGCATATCCGGCCCCACGGCTCGGATGGGCAAGGATCTGATCGCCCGCGCCGTTCCCGCCCTGAAGAAGGCGACGGGCGTGATCTCGGAGGCGTTGATCGGCGCGAAAGAGGTGTAA